Genomic window (Ananas comosus cultivar F153 linkage group 1, ASM154086v1, whole genome shotgun sequence):
ATGTTGATTGCTATTTTCTGACCATTGAGAATATAAGTACTCTAAGTTGAATGTATTTAGCTTGGATTTTAGAACAACTCTACTATGAAAAGCGGAAGTTGAAACAGGCTTTTGGATAACAAAGTATATGAAGCTTTTGATATGGCAAGTAGCTAAATAATAAGCTAGAGctctaatttgaaacttctgCTTCTACTATAGTAAGAGACTGTTGAGGAGATTTTAATGAGAAATGCAGCTAGTGCTCCTTCTGGTCCGTTTGGGTGCATGTGAAGCGTGCAGCGCAATGCGTGAGTTGCTCTTTGCTTACCAGGATAGCCGTTTGGCAAAAGCTGAGAACCTTTCTCATTCTTTCTGACATCTCGGGAGGTTACTCTGTAGTTATGCACCAAATTCTGCTTTCACACCTGGTGGTTGGGTAAGAATCCAGGTTGGATAAGAATCCAATGGGATGCTTTCACAGATGCAAGTTTGTCCTTAATGCACTGCTCTGCACCATGCGCCATTACACTCCCAAACGGAGCCTTCAGGCAGCTCTATTTGTTGTGCGCTTCTGCAAAGGCTTCGACCAGGCCAAAGCCAAACAAATCTATGATTTTGTAGCAGTTGGAATTATCTCTATTGTACGTCTGAGAATAGATTTGTATGATATACACCACAACTATGGAAAGAACGGGACAAAATTTTGACTATGTCTCAAGTTGGACAAACATTTTTATTGTTGATGCATGACATGGATGGATACTTTAGAAAGCTACCacaaaaatatgaattttttaaagcACACTTGGACAAAACATAAACCCAAAATATATACAACATGATGCAATGAAATACCAGGTTAATATAAGCGAGTTCTCTAATTTTCTTTAAagacttttttacttttacaatTGAAAGTGTCCAAgttataaaattagattttgttGTCTTCAGTTTAACTACTTTCCGTGTAAATCCTATCCTTGCTATTTGAGAGATTCTTCATTACTTTTTCACTCATTttcagttgaattttttatccaaCGACCTGTAGCAATTTGTAATACAAGCAAGAAAAGGCATTTGTTATGTTTTGTTAAACAAccacttctttttttctccttgcGTATTTATAGGATTTCAGATTCTAGTTCAAGCTGTTGAACGTTTAATAGAAAATGAAACTCCTGATAAGATGACTACGGCACAACTAGCTTGGTTGTATTCGATCATGCTGTCTGCAACTGTTGTAAAGTTGGCTCTCTGGCTCTATTGCAGAACCTCAGGGAACAAGATTGTCCGTGCTTACGCTAAGGTTAATCCATTGTTCTTTCTTATTTCAATAAGATATAACTATACCTTggaacattattattattattattttgcatgCTTTAATAATGTAATTAAGCTCATATATGGTCTcgtagttaaatttttaaaagaatgcCCTTCTCTACAAAGAATAATTTCTTCCAATGCATAAGCAATTTTCCACCATTAATTGAATAATTGTAAGAAGCTGCATATACAAGTAGTATTTGTAAAACTGTAAACAAATAGATGTGTATATGTAAACTCGTTGTTCGGATAGGCATGTAGTATAATAATATTTGGAGaatgaatatatttttctaacgtcTTGCTATAATTGGCTTTATATAGGATCATTATTTCGATGTTGTGACAAATGTTTTGGGTTTGGCTGCTGCTGTTCTCGGAGACAAATTTTACTGGTGGATTGATCCAGCTGGGGCTATTGTACTTGCAATTTACACAATTACAAATTGGTCTGGAACTGTCTGGGAAAATGCAGGTTCTGCCTTCGTTATCTTACCCTCTTCTGGTTGAAGCCCCACTTTTTCTGTTCTGTTCACATTTCACAGTACGACACATCTTGCAAAGTGGGATATGATATGATAGGGATATGACGGTATCctacatgtatatatagtttTTCCGACAGAAGAGTAGCTGTAAATAATGAACATTCCGGAGAAAATGACCATAGAACATCGTAGAACTaagaaaaattcataaattagaTAATATTTGTTGCTATGGCAGCAAATTTGGTTCTTCAAATACATAGCAAGTCGAATTCTATGGAAACAAATGATAATTTTGTACCTTTTGTTCTAATGGCTATGATGTGTATTATGGAACTGTTATTGCTGCTTTACCTCGTCAACACATATAATACCTCTATATACCCCGTCATGTGCCATACTACACCTGAATTTTTGACCTATTATTGGTTTGTCTTTTTTCTTAATACTATATGCAGTTTCACTAGTTGGTCAATcagctcctccagaaatgttGCAGAAGTTGACGTACCTTGTTATAAGGCATGATCCTCAAATTAAGCGTGTTGACACAGTTCGAGCTTACACATTCGGAGTTCTCTATTTTGTGGAGGTAAGTAAACAATGCttcttttatatttgatttgagaAGACAAATGTCCAATCTTTAATAAGCAGTAAAGTTGTGCTTTGTTTGTTAGATTCTAATAAACTTGATTGAGATATTTGCATACACACCTTTGGATAACTATCTACCCATCCTTGCAAATTATGAATTTTCAAGTATAACCATTCAATACTGGTGTGTAAGTCCCCCTCTTTCTAGAAATCTTTTATGTAATGCAAAGCAAAACCAGCCACCCCCATGAACTGGATGACTCTCCTAGTATAAGATATGGGAATTGTTCTAAGAAAATGTACTTTTTACGGGTGTATATCCAAATTCACTTCACAGAGTGTAGATGCAAATAGTTGATTTTGCAGGGCTATATATAAAAAGGCTCATAATCTTATAGCAGTTTCAGGGATGGATGGTCCGTCAATACTTTGACGAGTTATCAACCAAAAGACCAAGACCACATTCTAGCAACCTActactaaaataatttatcttgaATCATTTATCGAGATTAAGCAATCTTAATTACGTTCATAATTTATCTTGAATCCTTTATCGAGATTAAGCAATCTTAATTACGTTCATAATTTATCTTGAATCCTTTATCGAGATTTAATCAATCTTAATTACGTTCTTATTTCTCTTAGGCCTTTTTGTGCGtaattagggaaaaaaaagaaaaagaaaaagggaaatagTGCTGAGAAATAATTTTAGCTATTAGATTACACCAATGAACAGAAAGGACCCTAAATTATGTGGCTATCAATTTGTAAATGAACCATGGGATTCGAGTGATTCCAAATTGATCACTTCATCCTGTATAAAAGGCATTAAAACTATGTAATTAtgttgattaaaattaaatacaccACATAGGTTAATTGCAAAACTCGGAAAATAATATACACGGTCAGGATTTACAATATGTCatcgatatattttttgcttcaCATGATGAAACTACCTGATCACTTGATTTTAGAGACTGATGTTCTTAACGAATAATAATTTACTTATGTGTAAGCCTCTCCTAGAGGGAAGAAACATTTAGGAGCATTGAAACAATGCATGAAGCAAGAGATAATGTTATGCAAGTGAAGTTTTCCTCGCCAAAACACTTAGCAACTATTTTTCAACTTTAACATATATGTTTATCTAAACAAGTCTATCTGGTCTTAAGCGGCTGACGAATCTTTGAAAGCAATTTCTATCAGCTAATCGGCGGCACGCTTGTAGTCggtagtgtttttttttcttttttttccgccCCTTCCAAGGCCTGTGTTGCCTCACCcctgtagcttaattcatcttttcaatgaatgaagcggatagcatgctatctatttctcaaaaaaaaaggtctATCTGGTCTCCTTTCATTCCTTCAAATTTAAAGTCGACCTTCGAAGTAAATGCACTTGTTTTAAACAAAACCTCAATGTCCATAATAAGCAACTATCGTGCGCATCCGCTTTGTATTTCTTGCAGTCAATTCATTTTTAAATAATGCTCAGGACTTTGCAGTGAAAACATCTGGCTTTGTTTGTCACTTTTTCCTAATATGCTTGTAGTTTCTTGTATTGTAAGTCGCACGCAATTGGCATTAAATCAATCTCGAAATTCCAATGACAGGTCGACATTGAACTCCCCGAAGATCTGCCTCTAAAAGAAGCGCATGCTATTGGTGAATCGCTGCAGATAAAGATCGAGGAACTCCCGGAGGTCGAGCGAGCGTTCGTCCATCTCGATTTTGAGTGCGAGCACAAGCCGGAGCACTCGGTCCTCAGCAAACTTCCCAATAACCAACCATGAGCTCTCTATTGTCATCATCTACAATAGTTTGGTTGGTTTTCTCTTCCTCTGCCTCATTTATAAATAGTTCAACATCTTCCATGCGGCGAATTTAAGTGTGTTAAAGGTGCTTTCGCGACCTTTTTAAAGTAGGTTTAAGGAACTTGAAAGCGCGTGAGCTGTTTAATTCATTATTATCTTAGCTTTGAGTGCGAGAAGGTTCTGGCGTGGATCAAATTGGAATATTTTGGACAAATAGTAGGGTAAATTATCAGTGTTGTACAACATGAGAGATGTTAGCTATAGCTTCAGATGAGTTTTTCAAGTGTAGGTACATTTGCATGATTTTTCACCTTTCGACAATGCAATTGTGCTCAATTATTATATCTACCGTGAGAATTATATCTGAAGTTTTATTTCTTATCTTAATTTCTTAACTAAGGTTCTAAGTGGTATTGAGGATTACTTTGACACTGTTGGGCAAAACGAGTTGGAGAGAGAAAtatgtagagatatatttatttgttgttttatcgcaactatatatagagtttatTTCTTATTCAAATACGTGATATCGACTTCTTTTTTTGAATAATCttgtaaaattttcaaattggcCAAATACCAGGGTTTGTCCGTTCCTCTCTCTCTGTTAGGttggggtggtggtggtgggctCATGCCCTTCCTTTCTTTTTGGCCAGGGATGGTGTccctgcctctctctctctctctctctgtgttaaaaaagtgagaaaccataagagtggtatttaaagttttttcctaaaattttagaaggttatttttgaaaaaagaagttCATAAAAGGCGTTATTTCTTCCAACGAAAATAAGTTGGAGAGAAAAAGCATACAAAAATGTATTTATTTGTTGTTTTAATAGAACTACGGAATTTATATCTTAATCAAATATGTGCGATCTACGCATTGCATTATTTCCTCTATTAGAAACAAAGGAATGTTTTTTTATCACACTTTTATTTGCATATAATGCATTCGGTTcataattccaaacgaagccaaattctGAACCATCCACCACAACTATAAAACTATAAAGAAACCAACCGTCAAATTTAAAACCCTAAATTCCTAGACATACATGTTAGAAATCTGCGACTTACACCgacaaaagcaaaaaagattTAGTTTATCGGGcacgaaaatataaaaagagaatcaaaaaagaaagaagaaaaataaaacaaataaatatttacgtggttcaacTATTGGTCTACATCTACAAGCAAAGACGCAGTAgagatttttattataataaaagtgATGTACAAAATATATCTCTCTCACAAAACTTGTTCCAAAAATATACACTTATACTTCTTCTCATCAAACCGATAGATTAAAAGATATATCTATAAGTGTGGTTAAATCCTAATACAACTAGAAATACAAATCCACTAAAACTAGAAATAACCTCAATAAAATTATGCATAATCTAAATTCAACTTAATAggataatcaaaacagaatttGTGGCACGTAGAAATGCTCCCTGCAAATATGCAAAATTGCAGATATACACCATAAATTTGATGATTCTATGCACATCCTTGATAACCTGATTATTATTTGCATCTCATGTAGAACCTCAGTTTCTGTGAAAAAGCAAGCAGTATTTATgcacgcgcgcgcacacacacacaaacaaaagaaaaaaaaaaagcaagccATCCCCAATACTATGGAACT
Coding sequences:
- the LOC109720722 gene encoding LOW QUALITY PROTEIN: metal tolerance protein 4-like (The sequence of the model RefSeq protein was modified relative to this genomic sequence to represent the inferred CDS: deleted 2 bases in 1 codon), which codes for MEGGGGEARAPLLXGGRGREVGTRRCNSVTTMRSEFVARLPEKVKECVDPEKPFHIDVSRTRGLIEAEKEYYEKQFATLRSFEEVDAITSANEIDEAQDLEEQRQSEFAMRISNYANIALLALKVYATIRSGSIAIAASTLDSLLDLMAGGILWFTHLYMKNINIYKFPIGKLRVQPVGIIIFAAVMATLGFQILVQAVERLIENETPDKMTTAQLAWLYSIMLSATVVKLALWLYCRTSGNKIVRAYAKDHYFDVVTNVLGLAAAVLGDKFYWWIDPAGAIVLAIYTITNWSGTVWENAVSLVGQSAPPEMLQKLTYLVIRHDPQIKRVDTVRAYTFGVLYFVEVDIELPEDLPLKEAHAIGESLQIKIEELPEVERAFVHLDFECEHKPEHSVLSKLPNNQP